In the genome of Streptomyces sp. V2I9, one region contains:
- a CDS encoding aldo/keto reductase, with the protein MEQRYLGRTGLRVSRIGLGTLTWGRDTDEHDAADLLKAFWDAGGTLVDTADVYGGGEAEHLLGRLVDSLIPRQDLVIATKAGNVPDPYRRVNGSRGHLLAALDASLERLGTDYVDLWQVHAFDPATPLEETLQAVDQAVSSGRVRYAGVSNFCGWQLAKAATWQLATPGVRTRLASTQMEYSLLQRGIEREVLPAALDLGIGLLPSSPLGRGVLTGKYRQGTPSGSRGASERLAPFVEPYLDDAAARIVDAVATAADGLATSPLQVALAWVRDRPGVTAPIVGARNAAQLTEALSVEVLSLPYEIRQALDDVSAPVHRYPDQDWSTL; encoded by the coding sequence ATGGAGCAGAGGTATCTCGGCCGTACCGGCCTTCGCGTGTCCCGGATCGGGCTCGGCACCCTCACGTGGGGCCGGGACACGGACGAGCACGACGCCGCCGACCTGCTGAAAGCCTTCTGGGACGCGGGCGGCACCCTGGTGGACACCGCCGATGTGTACGGGGGCGGCGAGGCCGAACACCTGCTCGGGCGGCTCGTCGACAGCCTGATCCCCCGTCAGGACCTGGTCATCGCCACGAAGGCCGGGAACGTCCCCGACCCCTACCGCCGCGTCAACGGTTCGCGCGGGCACCTGCTGGCCGCTCTGGACGCGTCCCTGGAACGGCTCGGCACGGACTACGTGGACCTGTGGCAGGTCCACGCCTTCGATCCGGCGACCCCGCTGGAGGAGACGCTCCAGGCGGTGGACCAGGCCGTCTCCTCCGGCCGGGTCCGGTACGCGGGCGTGTCGAACTTCTGCGGCTGGCAGCTGGCGAAGGCCGCGACCTGGCAGCTCGCCACGCCCGGTGTGCGTACCCGGCTGGCCAGTACGCAGATGGAGTACTCGCTGCTCCAGCGGGGCATCGAGCGCGAGGTGCTGCCCGCCGCACTGGACCTGGGGATCGGGCTGCTGCCGTCCTCGCCGCTGGGACGCGGTGTCCTCACCGGCAAGTACCGCCAGGGCACCCCGTCCGGCTCGCGGGGGGCGTCCGAGCGGCTGGCCCCGTTCGTCGAGCCGTACCTCGACGACGCGGCGGCCCGGATCGTGGACGCGGTGGCGACGGCCGCGGACGGCCTGGCGACGAGTCCGCTCCAGGTGGCGCTCGCCTGGGTCCGGGACCGGCCCGGTGTGACCGCCCCGATCGTCGGCGCGCGCAACGCGGCGCAGCTCACGGAGGCTTTGTCGGTGGAGGTGCTTAGTCTTCCCTACGAGATCCGCCAGGCGCTCGACGATGTGTCGGCGCCCGTGCACCGCTATCCCGACCAGGACTGGAGCACCCTGTGA